ATGCGGTAGATAAAATTTATGCCCTTAAAAAGCGTGCGGAAACAAAGGCGATGATCTGCCTGGTCAATGATTTTAAATTGCTCAATCAATTTATTGAACAAATTCCCGAAGTTGCCTACGACATCTTGAAATATGCCGAAAAACCTACCACAATTGTCTATGATGACCCCATTAGGGTAGCAGAAAATCTTGTGGGAGAAGATAATACCCTCGCCATACGCGTGACCCGGGATGATTTTTGCAGCCAACTTATAAAAAGACTGGGAAGGCCTCTTGTTTCAACATCGGCAAACCTTAGTGGGGAACCTACACCAAAAAGCTTTAAAGAAATCTCACCGGTCATTTTAAATGGCGTTGACTATATCGTAAATTTGCAGCGCAATAAAAAATCAGGTGATCCTTCTACCATTATAAGGCTTAAAAATGATGGTCAGGTAACCAT
This portion of the Flavimarina sp. Hel_I_48 genome encodes:
- a CDS encoding L-threonylcarbamoyladenylate synthase, which translates into the protein MPPSNYKNNITTEGKEALAVLKRGGLILYPTDTVWGIGCDATNADAVDKIYALKKRAETKAMICLVNDFKLLNQFIEQIPEVAYDILKYAEKPTTIVYDDPIRVAENLVGEDNTLAIRVTRDDFCSQLIKRLGRPLVSTSANLSGEPTPKSFKEISPVILNGVDYIVNLQRNKKSGDPSTIIRLKNDGQVTILRK